GCGATGGCGGCGACGTTCTCGCCTGCCACCAGCACGTCGATATCGCCACCGATGGCCTTAGCAGCGGCGACCACATGGGCGGTGGCGCCGGCCAGGGCGCCGTCGTGATGTTCAGCGAGTACCAGAATGCTCATGAGATCCGCTCCTATCAAAGCACTTTGGCTTCGTTCTTGAGTTTGTCGACCAGCTCATCCACGGAGCCCACCTTGACGCCGCCCTGGCGCTCGGCCGGCGGCTCGACCTTGAGCAGCTTGACCTTCGAGGCCACCTCGACGCCGAGATCCGCCGGGGTCTTGACGTCCAGCGGCTTCTTCTTGGCCTTCATGATGTCCGGCAGCTTGGCGTAGCGCGGCTCGTTGAGGCGCAGGTCGGTGGTGACGATGGCGGGCAGGGTCAGCTCGACGGTCTGCAGGCCGCCGTCGACCTCGCGGGTCACCTGTACCTTCTCTCCATCCACGTCCACGGCGGAGGCGAAGGTGCCCTGGGGCAGGCCGGTCAGGGCGGCGAGCATCTGGCCGGTCTGGTTGTTGTCGGTGTCGATGGCCTGCTTGCCGAGGATCACAAGGCCCGGCTGCTCCTCTTCCACCAGCTTGGCCAGCGCCTTGGCGGCGCCCAGGGACTCGACGCGCTCGTCGGTCTCGACGTGGATGGCGCGGTCGGCACCCAGCGCCAGCGCGGTGCGCAGCTGCTCCTGGGCGGCCTTGGGGCCGATGGTCACGGCGACGATCTCGGTCGCCACGCCCTTCTCCTTCAGGCGCACCGCCTCTTCCACGGCGATCTCGCAGAAGGGGTTCATGGCCATCTTGACGTTGGTGAGGTCGACGTCGGAGTGATCCGGCTTGACCCGGATCTTGACGTTGTAGTCGATGACGCGTTTGACCGCGACGAGTACTTTCATGGTGTCCTCGCTTGGCTCTTCGAGTATGGAACCATCCTGGTGACTGGGCGCGACGCTGACCGCCGGCCTCCGCCTGTTGGGGCCGCTTATAACGGGCCGGCATGCCCTTGTTCGAAATTCATGCGAGCGTTTGATAGGCGCCGCACGGATAAACATTTCCAATGTGCCATAGCCGATGGCCCGGCAACAATCCTCTCTTCACCCCCCCTCATCGCCTAATCCACATCGAAGGGGTGACCTGAGTCGGCTATTATGCCTATCATGGAGCCAGGCAAGAAGCAAACGACCGTTTTAATTACTGTCGACGTTGGTAGCAGGCCAGCGGAGGCGGAGCGAGGGAGGAGAAGCAGGTGGAACAGGTAGAACGCGATTCGATGGAGTTCGATGTGGTCATCGTCGGCGCCGGCCCCTCGGGCCTGGCCGCCGCGTGCCGGCTGATGCAGCAGGCCAATGAGGCCGAGCAGGAGCTTTCGGTATGCGTGGTGGAGAAGGGCTCCGAGGTGGGCGCCCATATCCTCTCCGGCGCCGTCTTCGAGCCCCGCGCCCTGGCCGAGCTCTTCCCCGACTGGGAGGCGCGCGGCGCCCCGCTGACCACCCCGGCGACCCGCGACGAGGTGTACCTGCTCAAGGACGCCGAGAAGGCTCAGAAGCTGCCCAACGCCCTGGTGCCGAAGAGCATGCATAACACCGGCGGCGACATGCCCCGCTACGTGATCAGCGCCGGCAACCTGTGCCGCTGGCTGGCCGAGCAGGCCGAGGGCCTGGGCGTGGAGATCTTCCCCGGCTTCGCCGCCCAGGAGGCGATCGTCGAGGAGGGGGTGGTCAAAGGCATCCTGATCGGCGACATGGGCGTGGGCGCCGACGGCGAGCCCAAGGACAGCTACATGCCGGGCATGGAGCTGCGCGCCAAGTACACCCTGTTCGCCGAGGGCGCCCGCGGCCATATCGGCAAGCGCCTGATCCAGCAGTATGACCTGGCGGCCGGCCGCGACCCCCAGCACTACGGCATCGGCCTGAAGGAGCTGTGGGATATCCCCGCCGAGCAGCACGAGCCCGGCCTGGTGCTGCACGGCTCCGGCTGGCCGCTGGACAAGTCCACCCACGGTGGCTGGTTCCTCTACCACGCCGAGAACCAGCAGGTGGTGGTGGGCCTGATCATGGACCTCTCCTACCAGAACCCCTGGCTCTCGCCCTTCGACGAGTTCCAGCGCATGAAGCACCATCCGGTGCTGGCCAAGCACCTCGCGGGCGGCAAGCGCATCGCCTACGGCGCCCGCGCCATCACCAAGGGCGGCCTCAACTGCCTGCCGAAGATGACCTTCCCGGGTGGCCTCTTGATCGGCTGCGACGCCGGCACCCTCAACTTCGCCAAGATCAAGGGGCTGCACACCGCCATGAAGTCGGGCCTGGTGGCCGCCGAGGCGGTGTTCGAAGCCATCAAGGGGGGTGACGAGGGGGGCGCCGAGCTGACCGCCTTCACCGAGAAGTGGGAGGCGAGCTGGGCCTACGCCGAGCTCAAGGAGAGCGCGAGCTTCGGCCCGGCGATCCACAAGTACGGTACCGTGGGCGGCGGCGCCTACAACTTCGTCAACCAGCTGCTCGGCGGCAAGCTGCCCAACGTCCACGACACCACGCCGGATCACGCAGCGCTCAAGCCGGCCGCCGAATTCGAGAAGATCGACTACCCCAAGCCCGACGGCAAGCTCTCCTTCGACAAGCTCTCCTCGGTGTTCCTGTCGAACACCAACCACGAGGAGGATCAGCCCTGCCACCTGCGCCTGGCGGACCGTGAGCTTCCGATCCGCGACAACCTGCCGACCTATGCCGAGCCTGCCCAGCGCTACTGCCCGGCCGGGGTCTACGAGGTGATCGAGGGGGACGACGGCAAGCCGCAGTTCCAGATCAACTTCCAGAACTGCGTGCACTGCAAGACCTGCGATATCAAGGACCCGGCCCAGAACATCACCTGGGTGGCGCCGGAAGGCGGCGGCGGACCCAACTACCCGAATATGTAGGCATCCAGCAACCTCGCCGAGGTCGTTGCTTCTGATGGAAAGTGGCCACTGAGGCTGTTGATTGTGGTGGGAGCAACGCTTTGCGGAGCGAATGGAGACCGAAGGGCTCCCAGGCGGTGTTCGCCAACGCAAGCGACACCGCCGAGGCGCCTGCGGCGCCATTCGCCCGGCAGAGCCGAGCTCCCACCAGTGATGACAAACCTTGGCAACGCAGCCATTCGCCCGGCGGAGCCGAGCTCCCACCATCCCACCAGTAGCCTCGAGCCTCAGCGAGGCTACTGGGTGCGGACGCTACTCGCCGGTGGCCACCTCTCGCGACGGGTCGCGAATCCATTCGCTCCAGGAGCCGGGGTAGAGCCGCGGCAGCGGGCGGCCGGCCACGGCGTAAGCCAGGATGTTATGGCAGGCGGTGACGCCGGAGCCGCAGTAGGCGATCACCGCCTCGGCCTCCGGCAGCTCCCGCGCGAGCTCGGCGGCGGACTTGAAGCGACCGAAGGGGGTCAGGTTGTCGGCGCTGGGTCGACACACCGCCGCGGGGATATGCCCCGCCACCGGATCGATGGGCTCGACCTCGCCGCGGAAGCGCTCGCGGCTGCGCGCATCCACCAGCAGCGCCCCGCTCGCCTGAAGCCCGACGGCGTCCACCCACTGGTCGTCACGGAACTCCGGCACCCAGCGGCTGGCAGGCGGCGCGGCACGGTCGCCTTCCGAGAGCTCCTCACCGGCCCCCAGCCAGGCCTTGATGCCGCCATCGAAGACCCGCACCTCCGGATGGCCGGCCCAGCAGGCCAGCATCCACCAGGCCCGCGCCGCGGCCAGCTGCCCCCCCATATCGTCATAGAGCACCACCGGCACCTCGGGCGTGATGCCGAGGCGCTGCAGCGTCGCGGTGAAGGCCTCGCGGCTCGGCAGCGGGTGGCGACCGCCCTGCCCCGGCGGACCCGCCAGATCGCGGTCCAGGTCGAGGTGGTAGCTGCCGGGCAGATGGGCCTCCCACCACAGGGTGTGGCCGGCATCGGGATCGCCCAGGCGGGCACGGCAGTCCAGCAGCCTCGGCGGCAGGCGACTGTCGACGGCCTCGGCCAGTTCGGAAGCGGTGATCAAGGGGGGGCTCATGGGCGGTCTCCTTCCAGCAGTTCGATGGGCGCCCGGCGCGCGATCAGGCGCCGGCGGCCGGCATGGCGGAAGCGCACCTCGATCACCGGGTTGTCCGGGTCGCCCTCCACCAGGTCGATCTCGCCCTCACCAAAGACAGCATGGCGCAGGCGCTGCCCCACGTCGAAGGCGCGATAGTCGACGGTACCCTCGGCCACCCCCGGCGAGGCCGCCGAGGCCAGCGGCAGCGAGGTGCCGAGCCTCGCCAGATAGCGCTCGACCAGGACGGGACGCGACACTGCCAGCGGCGCCTCGGCCCTGGCGGCCGGCGCTGGCGGCTCCTCGTCAAGCCGCTCGGCCACCCGCTGGCACTCCTCCCAGGCGCTCTCGGCGAGGAAGCGGCTCGGCCGGTGGTCGCCACCGTCGTGGAGCAGCAGCAGCCGCTCCCGGGCCCGGGTGATGGCCACGTAGAAGAGCCGGCGCTCCTCCTCCAGACGCTGGGCGGTCAAGGGGTTGTCGCGGCTGTAGTGGGGAAAGTCCTGCTCGTTGGCCCCGGCCAGCGCCACCAGCGGCCACTCCAGCCCCTTGGCGCCGTGCACCGTGGTGATCAGCACGCCCTG
The Halomonas alkalicola DNA segment above includes these coding regions:
- a CDS encoding electron transfer flavoprotein subunit beta/FixA family protein; its protein translation is MKVLVAVKRVIDYNVKIRVKPDHSDVDLTNVKMAMNPFCEIAVEEAVRLKEKGVATEIVAVTIGPKAAQEQLRTALALGADRAIHVETDERVESLGAAKALAKLVEEEQPGLVILGKQAIDTDNNQTGQMLAALTGLPQGTFASAVDVDGEKVQVTREVDGGLQTVELTLPAIVTTDLRLNEPRYAKLPDIMKAKKKPLDVKTPADLGVEVASKVKLLKVEPPAERQGGVKVGSVDELVDKLKNEAKVL
- a CDS encoding electron transfer flavoprotein-ubiquinone oxidoreductase, which gives rise to MEQVERDSMEFDVVIVGAGPSGLAAACRLMQQANEAEQELSVCVVEKGSEVGAHILSGAVFEPRALAELFPDWEARGAPLTTPATRDEVYLLKDAEKAQKLPNALVPKSMHNTGGDMPRYVISAGNLCRWLAEQAEGLGVEIFPGFAAQEAIVEEGVVKGILIGDMGVGADGEPKDSYMPGMELRAKYTLFAEGARGHIGKRLIQQYDLAAGRDPQHYGIGLKELWDIPAEQHEPGLVLHGSGWPLDKSTHGGWFLYHAENQQVVVGLIMDLSYQNPWLSPFDEFQRMKHHPVLAKHLAGGKRIAYGARAITKGGLNCLPKMTFPGGLLIGCDAGTLNFAKIKGLHTAMKSGLVAAEAVFEAIKGGDEGGAELTAFTEKWEASWAYAELKESASFGPAIHKYGTVGGGAYNFVNQLLGGKLPNVHDTTPDHAALKPAAEFEKIDYPKPDGKLSFDKLSSVFLSNTNHEEDQPCHLRLADRELPIRDNLPTYAEPAQRYCPAGVYEVIEGDDGKPQFQINFQNCVHCKTCDIKDPAQNITWVAPEGGGGPNYPNM
- a CDS encoding sulfurtransferase; protein product: MSPPLITASELAEAVDSRLPPRLLDCRARLGDPDAGHTLWWEAHLPGSYHLDLDRDLAGPPGQGGRHPLPSREAFTATLQRLGITPEVPVVLYDDMGGQLAAARAWWMLACWAGHPEVRVFDGGIKAWLGAGEELSEGDRAAPPASRWVPEFRDDQWVDAVGLQASGALLVDARSRERFRGEVEPIDPVAGHIPAAVCRPSADNLTPFGRFKSAAELARELPEAEAVIAYCGSGVTACHNILAYAVAGRPLPRLYPGSWSEWIRDPSREVATGE